The genomic DNA TACGCAGGATTGTGTGGGAACGGGTGCGGTTTCCCGAGGCTAGTGGAACGGCTGGGTCACGCACGCGTGACCCCTACAGGGGTGGCGGTGGGCGATGCGGGCCGGTGGGCGACCGACGGCCACGCGCCCCGGTTTCGTAGGGGCGAGGCGTGCCTCGACCGCGGTTTCCTGGTAGGGGCGAGGCGTGCGTCGCCCGACCGCGCCGGAGGCGCGGGGAACGGTAGCGATGCCCGTGCCGCTCAGCCCCGCCAGGTCACGCACGCGCGACCCCTCCAGCGGTCGTGCACCTGCAGCGGCCGAACCGGCCCCGTCCACTGGGTCGTCGTGGGTGTCCGTTCGACAGTGGAGGTCCAGGCGTGTCTCCCCAGCCACCGCCCGGCTCGTCCGTCCCGTTCGTTCGCCTTGCAGGTGTACGTACACTGTGCTACGCTGAGCCTGGACGTACACTCGGAGCAGCAGCGCGGGAGGAGGGCGGCGATGGCGACGCGGTGGGCGGAGTCGCTGGCAGTCGAGTTTCCGTTCCGGTCACCGCCACCGACGGTGCGACTGGTGCGGAGCGAATCGGCGGAACATCCCTTCGCGCTCACCATCGCCGCTGCCTGGTCGTGTTACGGGGCTCGGCCCGCCTCGGTCGAGCGGGTGCTGGACCTGTTCGCTGGCAACGGCGACGCCGCTCGTGCTGCCCGCCGAGAGCGGGCGGCAGCGCTCTACCCGGACCTCTTCGCGGCCGGGCATCACACGACCTTCCAGCACGCGCACTTCGTCTTCGTGCTCGACGGCGTCTCGCGCCTAGCGATCTGGTCGTTCTTCCACCATCACCCGTTCTACAACTCGGAACAAGTCTCCCAGCGCTACCGTGAGGTGACCGGTGCGACGATGGTGACGCCGGACCTTCCCGAACCGCTGGCTGCACTGTACCGGGCAGCGGTGGAGCGGGCATTGGCCGGCTATCGCCGGTTGGTGGAACTCCTGACCCCCGATATCGCCGCGCGGTACGCGGCCGTCTTCCCCGGGCGGGCGCGGAGCCAGCGGCCCGACGTGCAGCAACGCGTCCAGACGGCGGTCCAGCGCCGGGCCCAGGAGGTGGCTCGCTACGTCCTGCCGCTGGCCACCCCAGCGCACCTCTACCACACCGTCAACGCGCTCACGCTGCTCCGCTATTACGCGCTCGCCAACCAGCTCGACGTCCCGCGCGAGGTGCGCTACGTCGTCAACCGGATGGTCGAAGAGGTGCTGGCGGTCGATCCCAACTTTCTCGGTGCGCCGGGGCATCCGCTCGACCCGCAGGTGCTGGCGCTCGAGGACACGCTCGAGTACCGGGCGTTGCGGGCATTCAGCGAGGCGGTGGAGCGCGCGGCCAGCGAGGCGTTCTTCCGCGAGTTCGACGCGGCGCTCGGGCCCTACCATTCGCGACTCGTAGCCTACACGCCCGATGCCGAGCGGGTGCTGGCTGACGCGGTGCGCACCGTGCTCGGGCGCGCGCGCAGCGAGCTCGACGACGACACGGCGATCGCGCTGGTGCTCGACCCGGCACGCAACCACTACCTGGGGCACCCGCTGTACCTGGCGATGCACTCCAAGCTGATGCAGACGCTCAACCACGTCTCCTTCACGTTCCAGAAGCGGATCAGCGGGGCGGAGGATGCGCAGAACCAGCGGCATCGCGGCACGTTGAGTTCCGGGCCGGTCCTCCTGGCCCACTTGCGCGAGGAGCCGGACGTGATCGTGCCGGAGGACATCGCGCGCGTCCCGGCAGCGCTGGACGAGTACTGGGCGACGATCCGGGTGCTGTGGGAGACGAAGAACCGGTTGCTCGACGCAGGTGTGGCGCCGGAGTCTGCGCTCTATCTCCTCCCGAATGCGCACCACGTCCGGTTCTACGAGTCGGGCACGCTCCTCACCTACTTCTGGAAGTGGGTCAAGCGACTCTGCTTCGACGCGCAGCGGGAGATCTGGGAGACGGCCCGGCAGGAGACCGAGCAGGTGCGAGCGGTGTTGCCGCGGATCGGCCGCTACGTGGCGCAACCGCCTTGCGTCCTGCGCGACCAGGCTGGACTGCACCCGCCCTGTCCGGAAGGGGAACGCTACTGCGGCGTGCCGGTCTGGCGCGGTTACGACCCGGCGACGCTCCGGGAGCGGCGGGTGCTGTAGCGAACCGAGAGGGGAAACCGACACCAACGGTTGCGGATCGTGTGTCCGCGTGTGCAACGGCTGTTCCGGTTCGGTTGGCTCGCGATCGGTGAGGGGTGGAGTAACGGGAGTTCGCTGTCCAGCTCAGGGCAGATGCGATCCGTCTCCTGTCTGTCGCTTCGGTTTCACCGGTGCTCTGTCGTAGGCACCTTGGGGTGTGTAGCGCCAGAAGTTCAGTCGACATGCCGGATCCTTCGTGCGCAGTCCTCGGCTGGTATCCAGCGCGGCGTCCAGGCCGTGCCTGGAACATGCCGCGAGCACGGCATC from Thermomicrobium sp. 4228-Ro includes the following:
- a CDS encoding FAD-dependent thymidylate synthase yields the protein MATRWAESLAVEFPFRSPPPTVRLVRSESAEHPFALTIAAAWSCYGARPASVERVLDLFAGNGDAARAARRERAAALYPDLFAAGHHTTFQHAHFVFVLDGVSRLAIWSFFHHHPFYNSEQVSQRYREVTGATMVTPDLPEPLAALYRAAVERALAGYRRLVELLTPDIAARYAAVFPGRARSQRPDVQQRVQTAVQRRAQEVARYVLPLATPAHLYHTVNALTLLRYYALANQLDVPREVRYVVNRMVEEVLAVDPNFLGAPGHPLDPQVLALEDTLEYRALRAFSEAVERAASEAFFREFDAALGPYHSRLVAYTPDAERVLADAVRTVLGRARSELDDDTAIALVLDPARNHYLGHPLYLAMHSKLMQTLNHVSFTFQKRISGAEDAQNQRHRGTLSSGPVLLAHLREEPDVIVPEDIARVPAALDEYWATIRVLWETKNRLLDAGVAPESALYLLPNAHHVRFYESGTLLTYFWKWVKRLCFDAQREIWETARQETEQVRAVLPRIGRYVAQPPCVLRDQAGLHPPCPEGERYCGVPVWRGYDPATLRERRVL